Part of the Candidatus Sulfotelmatobacter sp. genome is shown below.
CCTGAAACATCTCCCAGCGCGCGACTTCCACTCCGCGCAACGACACCACATACTCGCGCGGCTTGAGGCGCACGTTGTCGGTGATGTGCACCGGCGGGACGATGAATCCCAATTGTTGCGCGAGATTCTGGCGCAGAGCTTTGACTCGGGCCAGAAGCTGACCGCCCTGGTTGACGTCGACCAGAGGGACAAGGCTGTAACCGACTTCGAGGCTGAGTTCGTCGAGTTTGAGGAGATCTTCGACCGAGTCTTTATCTTTGTCCTTATCTTTATCCTTGGCCAGTTTTTTGTCGCCAGTGGCCATTGCAGGAGACTCGGCAGTGAGCTTGGGCGCGCGCCAGGCCAAAAATGCGGTGCCCGCGGCCAGCAGGAAGAATGAAAACTTAGGCAGTCCGGGAATCGCCGCTAGGGAAAGCATTACCCCGGAAGCAATCAGCAGAGGCCGGCGCGAGAGCACTTGCCGTCCGACATCGACCGACAGCGTGGCATCGGAGGTGGCGCGGGTGACCACCATTCCTCCAGCCATCGAAACCAGCAGCGAGGGGATCATGGTGACCAGACCGTCGCCGACAGTGAGTACGGTGTAGGTTTTGAGAGCCTCGCGAAAGGGGATGTCCAGCTGGAAGACGCCGATCAGAAATCCGGCAATGATGTTGATGGCGGTAATCAGAATGGTGGCAATGGCGTCGCGCTGATTGAAGCGGGCCGCGCCGTCCATTGCGCCATAAAATTCGGCGTCGTGCGCGACCTGCTCGCGTCGGGCGCGAGCCTGCACTTCGTTGATGAGACCGGCGTTCAGGTCGGCGTCGATCGCCATCTGTTTGCCGGGCATGGCGTCGAGAGTGAAGCGCGCCGTGACCTCGGCGGTGCGCACCGCGCCGTGGGCCACCACGATGTACTGGATGGCGATCAGGGCGATGAAGATCACGAATCCGACGACATAGTTGCCGCCGACTACAAACGAGCCAAACGCTTCGATGACATGACCTGCTGCGGACACGCCTTCATTGCCGTGCAGTAGAATGCGGCGGCTGGAGGCCAGATTCAACGAGAGGCGAAACAGCGTCAGCAGCAGAAGCAGGCTGGGGAAGACGGAAAACTGCGACGGGCGCAGAATCTGGATCGCGGACAAAAGCACCAGCACCGCTGCCGTGATGCTCAAGGCGAGAAGTATGTCGAGCAGGAAACTGGGCAGAGGAACCAGCATCACGAAGATCAGGCCCACGGCGGCGATGGGCATGATCCATTCGGAAGCCGCGTTGGGCTTGAGCGTAGAGACGGCGGAAGTTGGGGCTGCCATCGCTTAGTTCCTCCCCCCCGCCGCTCCGGCGGCTTGCGCAACATGCGCCGCCCGCGCCTGCGCCCGCCAGATCGCCGCCAGAATCTCGGCAACCACGGCGTAGAGCTTGGGTGGAATGGCCTGTCCGATTTCGACCACGCGGTAGAGGGCGTGGGCCAGCGGAGGGTTTTCAACCAGAGGAATGCCATGCCAAAGCGCGATCTCGCGAATCTGTGCCGCCAGCAGGTTGCGTCCTTTTGCGATAACGACGGGAGCTTCCATCTCCATGCGGAATTCGAGCGCGATGGCGAACTCGGTGGGGTTGGTAATGACCACGGCGGCGCGTTCGACGTCTTTCAGCATGCGGCGGCGGCGCGCCTGGCGCTGCAGGCGTCGCACGCGCATCTTGACCGCCGGATTGCCTTCGGTCTCTTTGAATTCGTCGCGCATCTCCTGCTTGCTCATCTTGAGCTGGTTCTCGTGCCGCCAGCGCTCGAGAAAGTAATCGGCGGCCGACCACACCAGAAGAATCAGCGCGCCTTTCCACGCTAGTTCGAACATGCGGCTCAGGGTGAAAGCGAGGAGGCCGCTGGGGCTGCCATGTAAAAGCGCGGGCAGGCGAGTCCAATCGCGCGCCAGCAGGCTGACGGCAACATAGACGATGACACCAGCGGGCAGCAGCGCCTTCAGAAGATGGCTGACCGCGCTCAGGGAAAATAGTTGCCCGAGACGGGAGGCGGGACTGAGACGACTGAGATTGGGAGCGAGCGCCTTCGGAGCAAATACGAGGCCACCCTGCGCTACTCCCCCAAGAGTTGCGATCATCCAGCTGATGCTGGCAGCCAGAGCGACGCCGGCGAAGATCGAGAAATGGTTGCGCCAGACCGGCAGCAGTTGATCGGGATGCGTGGCGGCCGAGTCCAACTCCTGACGCAGCAGTCCGCGCCAGTCGGTGGCGAAGGTGGGTAGCTGCCAGGCCAGGAGCACCACTGCGGTCATGGTCCCGAGGCCTGCGACCAGATCGCGGCTGCGGGCAACTTGCCCTTCCTCGCGGGCTTTCTGCCGCCGCCGCGGTGTGGCTTTCTCGGTTTTGTTCTGGTCGGGCATGAATTTCGTTTCTGCGGGTGGTGCTGGTTTATCGAATTAAGTGCAGCAGCCTTTCTCCAGCGGCGATCGATTCGGCGAAACGCTCGGAAAAACTCTGCGGCCAGTAGGCGATCACGCCGATCAGCAGGGTTAGGCCGAGCAGGTTCTTCACCGCCAGTCCGATGAACAGGACCGGGAGTTGCGGAGAAGCTTTCCCGAGAAATCCCAGGCCGACATCGGCCACCAGCGTGGCGGCGAGCACGGGCGCGGCGATCTGCACTCCCACCAGAAAAATTCCTGCGGCAGCATGCAGCAGGCCGGTAGCCGCGGCGAAGGTGGCGGGAGCGGCACCTGCGGGGAGATAAGCGAAGCTGTTCACCACTCCGCGCAGCAGCCAGTGGTGCACATTCAACTGGAGAAAGATCAGCAGCGCGGCCAGGCGATGGAACTCGGCCAGCACCGGCGTGTCGGCGTTGGTCTGCGGATCGAAGAGTGTGGCCAGCGAATATCCCATTTGAACGCCGAGGATCTGGCCGGCCATCAGCGGCGCTTCCATCATGAAGTTCGCAGTCATGCCGAGGACCAGTCCGATCAGGACTTCGCTCAATGCAATCCCAACCCACTGCCAGGAAGCCAGATCGAGCTGCACAGGCCCGTGTAGCGGGTAGAGTAGCGCGGTCACGAGCAGTGTGAGCGAGGCCTTCAGCGGCACAGGAATGGCGTTGCTGCCGAGAAACGGGCAGTACACCATCAGCCCGGAAACCCGCGCCCCAATGAACACCGCGGCGGCCAGCAACCGATCGAGATGCAAAGCGTCCATAAACCTTCCTGGTCTTCCTACTGTTGACCTGGTCTTACTTTGTTCGGTTGACGAAGTTGGGAGCCGGAAACAATCCGTTTTTGAGTCATCGGGCCCCTCACTGCAAAAATGGCCGGAAATCGGAAAACATGTGCAGAGTGAATGCCGTAAGGCGATGCGCCATCCACGGCATCAGAAAAATAGTGGCGATGGCCACGGCAAACAGCCGGGGCACGGTCGAGACCGTGGTCTCCTGGAGAGAGGTCAGGACCTGCACAACGTTGATCGTTAATCCCACGGCCGTCGCCACCAGCAGCAGAGGCGCGCCCATCCACATTGCCGTCTCCAGGGTCTGCCGCATTACGGCGATTACGCTTTCCGAACCCATTGCCATCCTCCTCATAGAAATCCGCAGATCGGAATCCGCAAATTAACGAATCCGACATCCCGTACCCCGCGAGCCTCAGGCAAAACTCTTCATCAGCGAACCCACCAGCAGGTTCCAACCATCGACCATGACGAACAGCATGATCTTCAGCGGAGTCGAAATCACCACCGGAGGCAACTGCAGCATGCCGATCGAGGTCGTTACCGCCGCCACCACCAGATCGATCACCAGGAAGGGCAGAAACAATGCCGCGCCAATCTGAAAGCCGGTCTTTAGCTCGGAAAGAATGTAAGCCGGCACCACGACGCGCATGGGGACATCTTCCGGCCGCGCCGGGCGCGGCGCCTGGGCCAGTTCGAGAAACAGCGCCAGATCTTTTTCGCGGGCGTACTTCAACATGAAATGGCGCAGCGGAGGCGCGCCTTGTTCAATGGCCGCCCAGACATCGATCTGGCCGCGCTCGAAGGGCACCACCGCCTCCTGGTAAATGGCCGCGCCGACGGGCTGCATCAGAAAGTAAGTCAGCACCAGCGACAGTCCAATCAGGGTCTGGTTGCTCGGCGCGGTCTGCGTGCCCAGAGCCTGGCGCAGGAAGTGAAAGACCACGAGCAGCCGGGCAAATGGAGTCAAGGCCACCACCAGCGCAGGCAGCAAAGTCAGCAGCGTCAGCAGAACGACGATGTTCCAGGGAACCGACCCGCCCGCTCCCGCGGGCCCGCTCCAGTTGAGCCCCGCCGCATGCTGCGGTCGCGCCCCGGCCCATGCCAGGGCGGTGGGCAGACATAGCAGTGCGATGGCAAGAGACCAGCTTCGGCGTAAGCGAAGTCGGCTTGGGAAAAACCGGAACCGATTCAATGCTGTTCCTCCTGGGGGATTTCGGCTGCGCTCGCGGGAGCGGTATGATTGTCTTCAGCGCTGCCCAGCCTCGCGAGCAGTACCAGCGAAGCCGCGGTCCCTCCCACCAGGAAGCGCAAGCGCTCGAACTCGACGACCGCCACGAAACGACGTTCGCCGAGCGGCAGGCTTTCGCACAGACGCAGCCGACGCGGCCGTCGGCGCCCGACGTGTAGAATGCGCGCCCAAAAACTGCGCAGCGGCCGCCACCGATCCCCCGGTTGTCTCCTTACTTCTTCGACTTCTTCGGGCAAGGGAACTTCTCGCAAGATGGTTTTGCTGGTCATACCAGTTCCGTGAGCCGCACCGCCAATTTGCCGCCGGCGCCTTCGAACTCCGCCCAGGCGATGAGAGTTCCATTGACCCGCAGCGGAACGTCATGCGCCAGCCGCCAGTTCGTCCCCACCACCGAGTCCACGCGCAGAGCCAGAAAATCTGCCACCTTGAAATTGGGCAAGGGCAGATCGACCGTAAGCAGGCACTCTAAGCCGAGCACCGGACGCCAGCAAAGTTCATCGATTTCAGCGACGGCCACCCGGATCGGGGACGGTGCGGATGGGGACAGAGCCTGGGCGGCAGCGGTCGACATGGTTTCCTTCCTGGTTTCGTTGTTCTGGGTTTCCAAGACTTCAACGCTGGATCAGAAATTCGGTGAAATAGATTTCTTCCACTCCGAGTTGCGGAACTCTTTCCTGCACGGCGTGCAGCAGATCTTCCTTCAATTTCTTCTTGCCTTCGACGGTCATCAGATCGCTG
Proteins encoded:
- the fliP gene encoding flagellar type III secretion system pore protein FliP (The bacterial flagellar biogenesis protein FliP forms a type III secretion system (T3SS)-type pore required for flagellar assembly.), giving the protein MNRFRFFPSRLRLRRSWSLAIALLCLPTALAWAGARPQHAAGLNWSGPAGAGGSVPWNIVVLLTLLTLLPALVVALTPFARLLVVFHFLRQALGTQTAPSNQTLIGLSLVLTYFLMQPVGAAIYQEAVVPFERGQIDVWAAIEQGAPPLRHFMLKYAREKDLALFLELAQAPRPARPEDVPMRVVVPAYILSELKTGFQIGAALFLPFLVIDLVVAAVTTSIGMLQLPPVVISTPLKIMLFVMVDGWNLLVGSLMKSFA
- a CDS encoding EscU/YscU/HrcU family type III secretion system export apparatus switch protein, whose product is MPDQNKTEKATPRRRQKAREEGQVARSRDLVAGLGTMTAVVLLAWQLPTFATDWRGLLRQELDSAATHPDQLLPVWRNHFSIFAGVALAASISWMIATLGGVAQGGLVFAPKALAPNLSRLSPASRLGQLFSLSAVSHLLKALLPAGVIVYVAVSLLARDWTRLPALLHGSPSGLLAFTLSRMFELAWKGALILLVWSAADYFLERWRHENQLKMSKQEMRDEFKETEGNPAVKMRVRRLQRQARRRRMLKDVERAAVVITNPTEFAIALEFRMEMEAPVVIAKGRNLLAAQIREIALWHGIPLVENPPLAHALYRVVEIGQAIPPKLYAVVAEILAAIWRAQARAAHVAQAAGAAGGRN
- a CDS encoding flagellar biosynthetic protein FliQ, encoding MGSESVIAVMRQTLETAMWMGAPLLLVATAVGLTINVVQVLTSLQETTVSTVPRLFAVAIATIFLMPWMAHRLTAFTLHMFSDFRPFLQ
- the fliR gene encoding flagellar biosynthetic protein FliR, with the translated sequence MDALHLDRLLAAAVFIGARVSGLMVYCPFLGSNAIPVPLKASLTLLVTALLYPLHGPVQLDLASWQWVGIALSEVLIGLVLGMTANFMMEAPLMAGQILGVQMGYSLATLFDPQTNADTPVLAEFHRLAALLIFLQLNVHHWLLRGVVNSFAYLPAGAAPATFAAATGLLHAAAGIFLVGVQIAAPVLAATLVADVGLGFLGKASPQLPVLFIGLAVKNLLGLTLLIGVIAYWPQSFSERFAESIAAGERLLHLIR
- the flhA gene encoding flagellar biosynthesis protein FlhA: MAAPTSAVSTLKPNAASEWIMPIAAVGLIFVMLVPLPSFLLDILLALSITAAVLVLLSAIQILRPSQFSVFPSLLLLLTLFRLSLNLASSRRILLHGNEGVSAAGHVIEAFGSFVVGGNYVVGFVIFIALIAIQYIVVAHGAVRTAEVTARFTLDAMPGKQMAIDADLNAGLINEVQARARREQVAHDAEFYGAMDGAARFNQRDAIATILITAINIIAGFLIGVFQLDIPFREALKTYTVLTVGDGLVTMIPSLLVSMAGGMVVTRATSDATLSVDVGRQVLSRRPLLIASGVMLSLAAIPGLPKFSFFLLAAGTAFLAWRAPKLTAESPAMATGDKKLAKDKDKDKDKDSVEDLLKLDELSLEVGYSLVPLVDVNQGGQLLARVKALRQNLAQQLGFIVPPVHITDNVRLKPREYVVSLRGVEVARWEMFQDHMMAISSEGSPRPLAGTPTKEPAFGVAAVWIPAALQNQALASGYAVVDQTSVLATHLAEVVKQHAHELLARQEVKRLLDRLAESHPKLVEELVPKVLSLGEVQKVLQQLLREQVSVRDLPAILETLLDTAATTKNPVALVESVRQGLGRALVRPLLSDSGGLRVVTLDHALEDELGRAFAAPTSPAGSSALQPPFARRILDGLRRLAGEQVAVASPVLLCSTPARYHLKRLLEPFLPKVVVLSPLEVPPVVEVQSIGVLR
- a CDS encoding FliM/FliN family flagellar motor C-terminal domain-containing protein; amino-acid sequence: MSTAAAQALSPSAPSPIRVAVAEIDELCWRPVLGLECLLTVDLPLPNFKVADFLALRVDSVVGTNWRLAHDVPLRVNGTLIAWAEFEGAGGKLAVRLTELV